GAGACGCGCAGCACGGTGCCGGTGGCGTACGACGCGTCCGGGCCGAGCAGCCAGGCGATGGCGGCCGCGATCTCGTCGGGTTCCCCGGCGCGGCCGAGCGGGATGCGGCCAGCAGCGGTGTCGGCGCGGTCGGGTACGCCGGAGTCGGCGTGGATGTCGGTGCGCACGATGCCGGGCGCGACGGCGTTGACCCGGATGCCCCGCGGGGCGAGCTCCTTGGCCAGGCCGACGGTCAGGGTGTCGGTGGCGGCCTTGACCGCGGCGTAGTGCACGTACTCTCCGGGGCTCCCGAGGGTGGCGGCGGCCGAGGACACGTTGACGATGGCGCCGCCGTCGGTCATCCGGCGGGCGGCCTGCTGGGCGCAGAGGACGTAGCCGACGAGGTTGACGTCGACGACCCGGCGCAGGTCGTCGACGCGCAGCTCGGTGAAGGGCCCGATGGGGCTGGTGACGCCGGCGTTGTTGACCAGACCGGTGAGCGGGCCGAGCTGCGCGGCGGCGGCGAACAGGTCGTCGACCTGGGCGGGGTCGGTGGTGTCGGCGCACACCGCGATGGCCTGCCGGCCGGTGGCGTGCAGGTCGGCCAGGACGGCGCTGGCGGCGGCGTGGTCGCGCCGGTAGCACAGAGCGACGTGGTGCCCGGCCGCCGCGAGGCGGCGGGCGGTGGCCGCGCCGATGCCGCGGCCGCCGCCGGTGATGACGGTGACGGGTGTCATGGTGCCTCCCGCTGTTTCCTGGGGCCGCGTAGGGGTCGCGCCGACGCTACCGTGACCGGCGCGGCTCGGTCGTCGAGAGGAGAGTCACATGGAGCGGGCGTTGGTGCTCGGTGGTGGCGGGGTGACCGGCGTGGCCTGGGAGCTGGGCCTGCTGGCGGGGCTGGCCGACCGGGGCGTCGTGGTGTCCGAGGCGGATCTGGTGGTGGGCACGTCGGCGGGCTCGGTGGTCGGCGCGCAGGTGTGCTCGGGCATGCCGCTGGAGCAGCTGTACGAGGCGCAGTTGGCGCCACCGTCCGGCGAGCGGGCGGCACGGCTGGGGTTTGTGACGCTGGCGCGGATGGTGTGGGCCGGTGGTCGGACCCGCGACGCGGTGCGGTCACGGGCGCGGATCGGGGCGATGGCGGTGGCGGCCCGTACCCCCTCGGAGGCGTCGCGGCGAGCGGTCATCGAGGCTCGCCTGCCGGCCCGGGAGTGGCCGGCGCGGCGGCTGCTGGTGACCGCGGTGGACGCGTCCTCGGGTGAGTTCGTGGTGTTCGACGGCGACAGCGGGGTGTCCCTGGTGGACGCGGTGGGGGCCAGTTGCGCGGTGCCCGGGGTGTGGCCGCCGGTGACGATCGGCGCGCGCCGCTACGTCGACGGCGGGATGCGCTCCGCGGTGAACGCGGACCTGGCGGCGGGCGCCGGGCGGGTGCTGGTGATCGCGCCGACGTCGGGGGCGTTCGGGCCGATGCCACGGCTGTCGGCGCAGGTGGCCGGTCTGCGGGCGGCCGGCTCGCGGGTCGCGGTGGTGACGCCGGACGCGGGGGCGCGCAAGGCGATCGGCCGCAACGTGCTGGATCCGGCGCGGCGGGCCGGAGCGGCGCGGGCGGGGCGGGCGCAGGCCGCCGTGGTGGCGGACGAGGTGGCGACGCTCTGGGCGTGATCGCTTACGCTCACCGCCTGTCCGGTCTGACAACGGAGGTGCGCGGTGGCGGATGTGAGTGTCGGCGACGTGGTGGAGGACTTCGAGCTGCCGGACGAGACGGGCACGCCACGGCGGCTGTCGGAGTTCCTGGCGGCGGGGCCGGTGGTGCTGTTCTTCTATCCGGCGGCCTTGAGCCGGGGTTGCACGGCGGAGAGCTGCCACTTCCGGGATCTGGCGGCGGAGTTCGCGGCGGTGGGCGCGACCCGGGTGGGCATCAGCCGGGACACCGTGGAGAAGCAGGCGGAGTTCTCCGCGCGACACGGCTTCGACTATCCGCTGTTGTCGGATCCGGACGGGGCGGTCGCGCAGCAGCTCGGGGTGCGGCGGCGGCTGCCGTTGGGGGCATTGAGCACGAAGCGGATGACGTTCGTGATCGGCGCGGACCGGCGGGTGATCGAGGTGATCCACAGCGAGGTCAGCATGAACGACCACGCGGACCGGGCGCTGCGGGCGCTGGGCGGCTGAGCGGACGGAGCCCCGTGCGGCGGGTGTCGCAGCCGGCTGATATCAAGACAGCAATCAAACAGGTGTACGGAAGAGGGTTCTGATGGATGCCGGCCAGGGTTTGTCCACTGACGAGGTGCAGAGCCTGCGGGAGGCGTTGGCGGCCGGGCGTAAGCCGCGGGTGGTGTTCACCGCATCCGCGGGGCAGATCGCCGGTCAGGGGGGTCAGGTGGTGGAGCTGACCGATCCCGAGGTGTCCGACGAGTTCGTGGTGGTGCGCTTCGGTCGCGACGAGTTGCCGTTCTCCCCCGCGGATGTGGCGATGGCACCCAAGGGCGCCGGTCGTCGGGTGGTGGAGCCGAAGCCGGAGCCACCGGCGGAGGAGCCGCCCGCGGTGGCGGCGCCCGAGTTCGTGTTGGATACGCCGCGGGTGCCGACGCCACGGCGGGAGGAGCCAAAGGTGGAGCAGGTGGAACAGGTGGAGAAGGCGCCGGCACGGCGGGCGGTCAAGGCCGTGAAGCCGAAGGGCCCGGCGGGCCTGACGGTGACGCTGGCGTACGCCGACGGTGAGTGGACGGTCGCGGCGCAGCAGGGCAGCAAGGCCCTCGCCAAGCCGTACGTGGTGAAGCCGGCGGAGGCGTTGAAGATGGTGGCGCTGGTCGACGTGCCGGGCGTGCAGGAGGCGGTGGAGCAGATCCTCGGCACCGAGCGGGCGGAGGCGGAGCAGCAGGCGGAGAAGCTGCGCGCGGAGCTGGCCGAGATTGAGGCACGGCTGGCGGAGCTGCGCGAGGCCCGCTGAGCGCGTCGGTCCACTGACCGTTCCGGCCCCTGATGCGGGGTCAGTGGCGGGTGTGGTGGTCGAGCAGCCGGGTGAGCAGCCGGGTCAGTTGGTCGCGTTCGTCGGTGGACAGCGGGGCGAGCAGATCGCGCTGGACCCGTTCCACGGTCTCCCCCATCCGGTCGGCCTCGTCGCTGCCGGCGTCAGTGAGGCTGATGACGTTGCGGCGACGGTCGGCCGGGTCGGGGGCGCGCACCACGAGCCCCCGACCGGCCAGGTCGTTGATGGCCGCCACGACGTCGCTGCGGTCGATGCCGCAGCGCCGGCCGAGGTCCGCCTGGCTGGCCGGGCCGCCCTCGGCCAGTGCGGCGAGCAGTCGATAGTGATAGCCGCGTAGGCCGTGCGCGGCGAAGCCCTCGCCGATCAGGCGGGCGGCATGGCTGGCGGTCTGGTTGAGCAGCCAGCTGGGGGTGGTGCGTAGCCCGGCGGGTGACTGCGGGCCGGTGGACTCCATGCGGCGCAGCCTAGCAGAAATCGTTGGTGCTACCCACGATTCATGCTACGTTGGTCGCACCAACATTGGTTTCGCCAACGTTTGAAGGAGGCGGCATGTCCACCGCACCCATCCTCAACGGCCAGGTCATCGGCCAGGCCCACTACGCCACCCGAGCCCTGCTCGAACGAGCCATCACCCCGCTCGGGATCAGCTTCGGCCAGGCGCTCGCGCTCAACGTCCTCGCCGACGGCGCCGTCGACCGGGCACGGCTCGTGCACCGGATCACCAGCACCCTGAAGGTCGACGAGCCGGCGGTGCACGCGGTGATCGCCCAACTCGTCGACGCCGACCTCGCGCAGGTCGGCGACCGCGCTCCAGCGGGCGACGGTGAGCCGCAGGTGTCGCTCACCGAGAGCGGTCGCGTCACACAGGGCCGCATCGGTGCCGCCGTCGCGGACATCACCGCCCGGCTGTACGCGGACATCCCGACCGACGAGATGAGCACGGCGGCCCGGGTGCTCGCCCTGGTCACAGACCGCGCGAACACCGAACTGGCGGCGGTGCCGACCTGATCAGAAGTAGTCGAGCAGCTGCGCCGGCCCGCCAGCGCCCAGCAGGTCGAGGCCGGCCGGGTCGGTACCGGTGGAGTGCCGCAGCAGCCCGGCCTGGGCGACCGAGCGGGCGTGGGCGGCGCCGGTGTACAGCAGCGCGAAACCGCGGACGGTCAGCCGCAGGTCCGCCTCGCCACTGATCCGGGTGAGCTCGGCGGCGCCGTCAGCGACGGTCAACCGCCAGGTGCCGGTGTTCCAGTCGGCGAGGTCATCGTCGAGGGCGAAGTCGACGGTGCCCCGGACGTGGGTGGGCCAGCCGCGGGCGCTGACCGCCCGGGCCACGTCCACCGGCCGGTGCATCCACAGGTTCCGCTCGTGCTCGCGGGCCGACTCGAGCGGCAGGTGGGCGCTGACGGCGTCGCCGTCGAGCGGGCACAGCCGCAGGGTCGGGGCGACGCTGGCCCAACTGCCGAGCACACCGACGAGTTCCCGGGCGGCCTCGGCGGTGCTGGCCAGGGCCTCGTCGACGGTGAGCACGGAGTCGGCGCCGTAGCCACGGCCCCGTTCCCAACTGGCGTAGCCGACCAGGTCGCCAGCGTCCTCGACCAGGGTGAGCCCGTCGCCGGGCAGGCCGCCACCGGCGGCGAAGAAGTCGAACAGCTGACCCCGGCGGCTGAGCGGACCGTTGCGGTGCCGGGTGACCCGCTCGTACAGGGCGGCGACGGCGGGCAGGTCGGCGGGCGTGCCGGCGCGGATGGTGAACCGGGGGTCCGGCCGGTGCCGGGGCAGCGAGACAGTGGGCAGGTTGACGACGCGCAGCACGCCGGCGACCTCCCAGCCGCAGGCGCGATAGGGGGCGACGACGGTCGGGTACAGCGCGCTGATCGCCGCTCCCCGTTCGTGGGCACCGCGGAGCAGGGCGCTGAGCATGGCGCGGGCCACGCCCCGGCCGCGGGCCTCGGGGGCGACCGCCACGCCGCCGACGTCGGCGGCGGGCACCGCCCGTCCGGACCACCACTGGTCGTGGTGCAGGTCGACGGCCTTTCCGACGAGCCGGCCGGCGTCGTCGAACGCGCCGTAGCGGGTCAAGCCGGGCACCGCCTCGGTGGCGTGCGGAGGTCGTTGCGGGTCGGACCCGAAGGCGAACCTGCCCAGCTCCCAGGCATCGGCGAGGTCGTCGGCGGTGAGTTCGCGGACGTGCACGGCGGTGGGCATCGGCACACCCTAGCGGGATGGATCTTCGAGAGCCGCCGAATTACCGACGGGGTGCGGGGCCGATGCCGGTCCCGCACCCCCGCGGTCAGTGCTGGGGGATGTTGGCCACACCGATCCGCTTGCGGAACACCCAGTAGGTCCAGCCCTGGTAGGCCAGCACGACCGGGGTGAAGATCACCGCAACCCAGGTCATGATCTTCAGGGTGTAGGGGGTGGAGGCGGCGTTGGTGGCGGTCAGCGTGCCCGCCGCGTCCAGGGTGGACGGCAGCACGTTCGGGAACAGCGCGGCGAACAGGGTCGCCACCGCCAGGGCGATCGCCACGGCCGTACCGGTGAACGCCCAGCCCTCCCGGCGTACCCGGGCGGCGGCGAGGCCACCGAGCAGGGCGAGGGCCGCGCCGACGGCGAGCACGACGGCGGCCGGGCTGGAGCGGATGCTCAACGTCCAGCTCAGGAACGCCACCGCGAGCACGGCGGCGGCGACCCCGATGCGCACCGCGAGGGCGCCGGCGCGCTCGCGGATGTCACCGGTGGTCTTCAGGGCGAGGAACACCGCGCCGTGGGTGAGGAACAGCGCCATGGTGGTCGCGCCGCCGAGCAGGGCGTACGGGTTCAGCAGGTCGAGCAGGCCGCCGACGTACTCGTGCTCGGCGTCCAGCGGCACACCACGCAGGATGTTGGCGAAGGCGACGCCCCACAGGATCGCCGGCAGCAGCGAGCCGACCACGATCGCCGCGTCCCAGCGGCGCTTCCAGGTCGCCTCGGGGCGCTTGTGGCGGTACTCGAAGGCCACCCCTCGGGCGATCAGGGCCAGCAGGATCAGCAGCAGCGGCAGGTAGAAGCCGGAGAAGAGGGTCGCGTACCACTCGGGGAAGGCGGCGAACATGGCGCCGCCGGCGGTGATCAGCCACACCTCGTTGCCGTCCCAGACCGGGCCGATGGTGTTGATCAGGACGCGGCGTTCGCGGTCGTTGCGGCCGAGCACGGGCAGCAGCATGCCGACGCCGAAGTCGAAGCCCTCCAGGATGAAGTAGCCGGTGAACAGCACGGCGACGAGGAGAAACCAGATGGTGGTCAGTTCCACGATGGGCTCCGGGATCAGTAGGCGAAGGCGAGCGGACGCTCGGCGTCGTCGGTGTCGTCGGTGGGGGGCTGTTCGCTGACGTCGGGCACGCCGGCCTTGGCGTAGCGCAGCAGCAGCTTGAACTCGATCACGGCGAGGGTGGCGTAGATCAGCGTGAAGGCGGTGAACGAGGTGACCACCTCGGCCAGCGAGACGCTGCGGGACACGCCGTTGCGGGTGAGCATCTCGCCGAAGACGATCCACGGCTGGCGGCCCATCTCGGTGAAGATCCAGCCGAAGGAGTTGGCCAGCAGCGGCAGCACCGGCATGGCGAGCCCGGCGCGCAGCAGCCACTTGCTGCTCGGGGTGCGGCCCTTGCGCTGGCTCCAGAGCACCAGCAGGGCGATCGCACCGGCGGCCAACCCGAAGGCGATCATGAAGCGGAAGCTCCAGTAGGTGACCGGGATGATCGGGGTGTAGCTGCCGGCGCCGTACTGGCTGGCGTACTGGGCCTGCAGGTCGTTGATGCCCTGCACGGTGCCGTTCGGGTCGCCGGTGCCCAGGTACGACAGCAGGTGCGGGATCTTGATGGCGAAGACCTCGCGGCTGCCGTCGAGGCTGCCGACGGTGAGCACGGAGAACGAGGCAGGGCTCTCGGTGGTGTAGAGACCTTCGGCGGCGGCCATCTTCATCGGCTGCACGTCGGTCATGATCTTGCCCTGGATGTCGCCGGTGAACACCACGGCGGCGGAGGCGACCAGGACCACCCAGGAGCCGAACTTCGTGGCGA
The nucleotide sequence above comes from Micromonospora sp. NBC_00389. Encoded proteins:
- a CDS encoding SDR family oxidoreductase, coding for MTPVTVITGGGRGIGAATARRLAAAGHHVALCYRRDHAAASAVLADLHATGRQAIAVCADTTDPAQVDDLFAAAAQLGPLTGLVNNAGVTSPIGPFTELRVDDLRRVVDVNLVGYVLCAQQAARRMTDGGAIVNVSSAAATLGSPGEYVHYAAVKAATDTLTVGLAKELAPRGIRVNAVAPGIVRTDIHADSGVPDRADTAAGRIPLGRAGEPDEIAAAIAWLLGPDASYATGTVLRVSGGL
- a CDS encoding patatin-like phospholipase family protein, yielding MERALVLGGGGVTGVAWELGLLAGLADRGVVVSEADLVVGTSAGSVVGAQVCSGMPLEQLYEAQLAPPSGERAARLGFVTLARMVWAGGRTRDAVRSRARIGAMAVAARTPSEASRRAVIEARLPAREWPARRLLVTAVDASSGEFVVFDGDSGVSLVDAVGASCAVPGVWPPVTIGARRYVDGGMRSAVNADLAAGAGRVLVIAPTSGAFGPMPRLSAQVAGLRAAGSRVAVVTPDAGARKAIGRNVLDPARRAGAARAGRAQAAVVADEVATLWA
- a CDS encoding peroxiredoxin, which encodes MADVSVGDVVEDFELPDETGTPRRLSEFLAAGPVVLFFYPAALSRGCTAESCHFRDLAAEFAAVGATRVGISRDTVEKQAEFSARHGFDYPLLSDPDGAVAQQLGVRRRLPLGALSTKRMTFVIGADRRVIEVIHSEVSMNDHADRALRALGG
- a CDS encoding MarR family winged helix-turn-helix transcriptional regulator, encoding MESTGPQSPAGLRTTPSWLLNQTASHAARLIGEGFAAHGLRGYHYRLLAALAEGGPASQADLGRRCGIDRSDVVAAINDLAGRGLVVRAPDPADRRRNVISLTDAGSDEADRMGETVERVQRDLLAPLSTDERDQLTRLLTRLLDHHTRH
- a CDS encoding MarR family winged helix-turn-helix transcriptional regulator; this encodes MSTAPILNGQVIGQAHYATRALLERAITPLGISFGQALALNVLADGAVDRARLVHRITSTLKVDEPAVHAVIAQLVDADLAQVGDRAPAGDGEPQVSLTESGRVTQGRIGAAVADITARLYADIPTDEMSTAARVLALVTDRANTELAAVPT
- a CDS encoding GNAT family N-acetyltransferase, whose amino-acid sequence is MPTAVHVRELTADDLADAWELGRFAFGSDPQRPPHATEAVPGLTRYGAFDDAGRLVGKAVDLHHDQWWSGRAVPAADVGGVAVAPEARGRGVARAMLSALLRGAHERGAAISALYPTVVAPYRACGWEVAGVLRVVNLPTVSLPRHRPDPRFTIRAGTPADLPAVAALYERVTRHRNGPLSRRGQLFDFFAAGGGLPGDGLTLVEDAGDLVGYASWERGRGYGADSVLTVDEALASTAEAARELVGVLGSWASVAPTLRLCPLDGDAVSAHLPLESAREHERNLWMHRPVDVARAVSARGWPTHVRGTVDFALDDDLADWNTGTWRLTVADGAAELTRISGEADLRLTVRGFALLYTGAAHARSVAQAGLLRHSTGTDPAGLDLLGAGGPAQLLDYF
- the cydB gene encoding cytochrome d ubiquinol oxidase subunit II, whose amino-acid sequence is MELTTIWFLLVAVLFTGYFILEGFDFGVGMLLPVLGRNDRERRVLINTIGPVWDGNEVWLITAGGAMFAAFPEWYATLFSGFYLPLLLILLALIARGVAFEYRHKRPEATWKRRWDAAIVVGSLLPAILWGVAFANILRGVPLDAEHEYVGGLLDLLNPYALLGGATTMALFLTHGAVFLALKTTGDIRERAGALAVRIGVAAAVLAVAFLSWTLSIRSSPAAVVLAVGAALALLGGLAAARVRREGWAFTGTAVAIALAVATLFAALFPNVLPSTLDAAGTLTATNAASTPYTLKIMTWVAVIFTPVVLAYQGWTYWVFRKRIGVANIPQH
- a CDS encoding cytochrome ubiquinol oxidase subunit I — encoded protein: MDALDVARWQFGVTTVYHFLFVPLTIGLSVLVAILQTLWHRTGNERYLKLTKFYGKLFLINFAMGVVTGIVQEFQFGMNWSDYSRFVGDIFGAPLAIEALVAFFLESTFIGLWIFGWDRLPKRAHLASIWAAAIGTNLSAYFILAANSFMQNPVGYRLNPDTGRAELTDFLAVLTNKVALVTFPHTLAGSFLVAGSLVVAVGLWHVIRNRDSADTGAYRFATKFGSWVVLVASAAVVFTGDIQGKIMTDVQPMKMAAAEGLYTTESPASFSVLTVGSLDGSREVFAIKIPHLLSYLGTGDPNGTVQGINDLQAQYASQYGAGSYTPIIPVTYWSFRFMIAFGLAAGAIALLVLWSQRKGRTPSSKWLLRAGLAMPVLPLLANSFGWIFTEMGRQPWIVFGEMLTRNGVSRSVSLAEVVTSFTAFTLIYATLAVIEFKLLLRYAKAGVPDVSEQPPTDDTDDAERPLAFAY